A single window of Archangium gephyra DNA harbors:
- the amrS gene encoding AmmeMemoRadiSam system radical SAM enzyme: MRESEHPARWWHALEDGRLQCDLCPRDCKLHEGQRGMCFVRQRTGDRMVLATYGRSSGFCVDPIEKKPLAHFHPGSSVLSFGTAGCNLACRFCQNWDISKSREMDRLTDEASPEGIARAAEAYGCRSVAFTYNDPVIFAEYAMDVADACHARGIKTVAVTAGYMHAEPRREFYAKMDAANVDLKAFTEDFYFQLTAAHLKPVLETLEYLRHETKTWLELTTLLIPGKNDSDAEVGAMSEWLLKHLGPDVPLFFTAFHPDYKLRDIPPTPPETLRRAREIARKAGLRYVYTGNTHDPAGETTLCPDCGGELIVRDWHDILTYRLTEEGNCPDCGAKIPGHFDAKPGDFGRRRRPVAVM, translated from the coding sequence ATGCGAGAGAGCGAACATCCCGCGAGGTGGTGGCATGCGCTGGAGGACGGGCGCCTCCAGTGCGACCTGTGCCCGCGCGACTGCAAGCTGCACGAGGGCCAGCGGGGCATGTGTTTCGTGCGCCAGCGCACGGGCGACCGGATGGTGCTGGCGACGTATGGGCGCTCGTCGGGGTTCTGCGTGGACCCCATCGAGAAGAAGCCGCTGGCGCACTTCCACCCGGGCAGCAGCGTGCTGTCGTTCGGGACGGCGGGGTGCAACCTGGCGTGCCGGTTCTGCCAGAACTGGGACATCTCCAAGTCCCGTGAGATGGACCGGCTCACCGACGAGGCGAGCCCCGAGGGAATTGCGCGGGCGGCAGAGGCGTACGGCTGCCGGAGCGTGGCCTTCACGTACAACGACCCGGTCATCTTCGCCGAGTACGCCATGGACGTGGCGGACGCGTGCCATGCGCGAGGAATCAAGACGGTGGCGGTGACGGCGGGGTACATGCACGCCGAGCCGCGCCGCGAGTTCTACGCGAAGATGGACGCGGCGAACGTGGACCTGAAGGCGTTCACGGAGGACTTCTACTTCCAGCTGACGGCGGCGCACCTGAAGCCGGTGCTGGAGACGCTCGAGTATCTGCGGCACGAGACGAAGACGTGGCTGGAGCTCACCACGCTGCTGATTCCGGGGAAGAACGACTCGGACGCGGAGGTGGGGGCGATGAGCGAGTGGTTGCTGAAGCACCTGGGTCCGGACGTGCCGTTGTTCTTCACGGCGTTCCACCCGGACTACAAGCTGAGGGACATCCCGCCGACGCCACCGGAGACGCTGAGGAGGGCGAGGGAGATCGCGCGCAAGGCGGGGCTGCGGTACGTGTACACGGGGAACACGCACGACCCCGCGGGCGAGACGACGCTGTGCCCGGACTGCGGCGGAGAGCTCATCGTGCGGGACTGGCACGACATCCTCACGTACCGGCTGACGGAGGAAGGTAACTGCCCGGACTGTGGAGCGAAGATTCCGGGCCACTTCGATGCGAAACCGGGAGACTTCGGCCGCCGCCGGCGCCCCGTCGCTGTGATGTAG
- a CDS encoding ferritin-like domain-containing protein, with protein sequence MIRLQLKPIATLDDAYSMLQTAIGVEFGTLPPYLYALFSIPPGENPEAASRIRSVVLEEMIHMCLACNILNAIGGNPVLTPPRYPGPLPGDIGSGGKVLTVHLLPFSEAAMAQAMSIEQPEDPLVFPVQSLFLAEGAPTAVTIGQFYHHLDAFLATLPDSAWATQGRNQIDDSQFFAGQLFRITSYADAHKAIEQIVSEGEGSSISPLDFEDELAHYYRYEEIYRNRVLTKADNPEGFVWGGPLGVDWRAVYPAIANPGEHDFSADPPAARAAQAACDMAYSRMIDELQRAVTGEPGRLGNAVQAMFDLRMATLTAFRSPLADPTQVAGPSFRYQPTPSPGASL encoded by the coding sequence ATGATCCGCCTGCAGTTGAAGCCCATCGCGACGCTCGACGACGCGTATTCGATGCTGCAGACGGCGATCGGGGTCGAGTTCGGCACCCTGCCGCCTTACCTCTACGCTCTTTTCTCGATACCGCCCGGAGAGAACCCGGAGGCCGCCAGCCGGATACGGTCGGTGGTGCTCGAGGAAATGATCCACATGTGCCTGGCGTGCAACATCCTCAACGCCATTGGCGGCAATCCCGTGCTGACGCCTCCGCGCTATCCGGGGCCGCTCCCGGGTGACATCGGCAGCGGCGGGAAGGTGCTGACCGTCCACCTGCTGCCCTTCTCCGAGGCCGCCATGGCCCAGGCGATGAGCATCGAGCAGCCGGAGGATCCGCTCGTATTTCCGGTACAGAGTCTCTTCCTGGCGGAGGGCGCACCGACCGCGGTGACGATCGGCCAGTTCTACCATCACCTCGATGCCTTCCTGGCGACGCTCCCGGACTCCGCCTGGGCCACGCAGGGGCGCAACCAGATCGACGATTCGCAATTCTTCGCGGGCCAGCTCTTCCGCATCACCAGCTATGCGGATGCGCACAAGGCCATCGAGCAGATCGTCTCCGAAGGGGAGGGCTCGTCCATCAGCCCCCTCGATTTCGAGGACGAGCTCGCCCATTACTACCGGTACGAGGAGATCTACCGGAACAGGGTCCTGACCAAGGCCGACAACCCGGAGGGCTTTGTCTGGGGCGGGCCGCTGGGGGTGGACTGGCGCGCCGTCTATCCGGCGATCGCCAACCCGGGAGAGCATGATTTCTCAGCCGACCCACCGGCGGCCCGAGCGGCGCAGGCGGCCTGCGACATGGCCTACTCGCGCATGATCGACGAGTTGCAGCGGGCGGTGACGGGTGAGCCGGGCCGGCTGGGCAACGCGGTGCAGGCGATGTTCGATCTGCGCATGGCGACCCTCACCGCCTTCCGTTCGCCGCTCGCGGATCCCACCCAGGTCGCGGGGCCCAGCTTCCGCTACCAGCCAACCCCCAGCCCCGGAGCATCGTTATGA
- a CDS encoding WD40/YVTN/BNR-like repeat-containing protein has product MPEKDWEKLGELSEGLKAGAVAASREGFGLIGAVAEPPGISLLERMKARRAWIHRAAAGAVTKTWEGPGWIQAMDCHGALAVAIGGSLKPSGSGSDYHLLVSTDGGQQWQGRGLVGAPSLGQVLAVSEREVWVLGAFFLGRTTDGGASWMELELEGERNPHTERLRRVEGGVALLGRTLSVSTDGGATWSRLNVGAARVVDVDGAFVAAVVDGQARVGERQGSEVRWLEPLPQGREPLRLVASDGVLRLLTRGVDPSKGADPALHVSEDGGRTWASYSLPLGPQVDIAGREWGLGVDLRGGVYGRVG; this is encoded by the coding sequence GTGCCGGAGAAAGACTGGGAGAAGCTGGGAGAGCTGTCCGAGGGACTGAAGGCCGGAGCGGTGGCCGCGAGCCGTGAGGGCTTCGGCCTCATCGGCGCCGTGGCGGAGCCGCCCGGCATCAGCCTGCTGGAGCGGATGAAGGCCCGCCGCGCCTGGATTCATCGCGCCGCCGCCGGGGCCGTGACGAAGACCTGGGAGGGGCCGGGCTGGATTCAAGCCATGGACTGCCACGGGGCACTGGCCGTCGCCATTGGCGGCTCGCTCAAGCCCTCGGGCTCGGGCTCGGACTACCACCTGCTGGTGTCCACGGATGGCGGCCAGCAGTGGCAGGGCCGCGGGCTGGTGGGCGCGCCGAGCCTCGGCCAGGTGCTCGCCGTCAGCGAGCGCGAAGTCTGGGTGCTGGGCGCCTTCTTCCTGGGCCGCACCACTGACGGCGGCGCCTCGTGGATGGAGCTGGAGCTGGAGGGCGAGCGCAACCCGCACACCGAGCGGCTCCGGCGCGTGGAGGGCGGCGTGGCCCTGCTGGGCAGGACGCTCTCCGTCAGCACGGATGGTGGCGCCACGTGGAGCCGGCTGAACGTGGGCGCGGCCCGCGTGGTGGACGTGGACGGGGCCTTCGTGGCCGCGGTGGTGGACGGACAGGCCCGCGTGGGCGAGCGCCAGGGCTCCGAGGTGCGCTGGCTGGAGCCGCTGCCCCAGGGCCGTGAGCCGCTGCGCCTGGTGGCCTCCGACGGCGTGCTGCGCCTGCTCACCCGGGGCGTGGACCCTTCCAAGGGCGCGGATCCGGCGCTGCACGTGAGCGAGGACGGGGGCCGCACGTGGGCGAGCTACTCGCTGCCGCTCGGGCCCCAGGTGGACATCGCCGGCCGCGAGTGGGGCCTCGGCGTGGACCTCCGCGGTGGCGTCTACGGCCGCGTGGGGTGA
- a CDS encoding suppressor of fused domain protein, translating into MKAPETDEAFCQWYEDCWADRDEVEYPKLFGTISEEVYTLEQTGALEAWLESELAEVKELDPNWGGMGVRVAPPSPEYPYWTYVTSGLSNPITLAPGEEVDPNSPSGVGYEMVIHTTEEAKWPVLRLLDMMAYNLVCMRAFAVGHRYPVEGTLTGGESKLNGFVFVTDPSRPSHFQLESGKVQLLTLVGVTKNEMAFSRSNGMDRLMAKLVAAGTGYITHPDREQVPL; encoded by the coding sequence ATGAAAGCGCCTGAGACGGATGAGGCCTTCTGCCAGTGGTATGAGGACTGCTGGGCGGATCGAGACGAGGTGGAGTACCCGAAGCTCTTCGGGACCATCAGCGAAGAGGTCTACACGCTGGAGCAGACTGGTGCGTTGGAGGCCTGGCTCGAGAGCGAGCTGGCCGAGGTGAAGGAGCTGGATCCCAACTGGGGAGGCATGGGCGTGCGCGTGGCGCCGCCGAGTCCCGAGTATCCCTACTGGACGTACGTGACGAGTGGCCTGTCCAACCCCATCACGCTGGCGCCGGGGGAGGAAGTCGACCCCAACTCCCCCAGCGGGGTCGGGTACGAGATGGTCATCCACACGACGGAGGAGGCGAAGTGGCCCGTGCTCCGGCTGTTGGACATGATGGCCTACAACCTGGTGTGCATGCGGGCCTTCGCGGTGGGGCACCGCTACCCGGTGGAGGGCACGCTGACGGGCGGTGAGTCCAAGCTCAACGGCTTCGTCTTCGTGACCGACCCCTCGCGCCCCTCGCACTTCCAGCTGGAGTCGGGGAAGGTGCAGCTGCTCACCCTGGTGGGCGTGACGAAGAACGAGATGGCCTTCTCGCGCTCCAACGGCATGGATCGGCTGATGGCGAAGCTGGTGGCCGCGGGCACCGGCTACATCACCCACCCGGACCGGGAGCAGGTGCCGCTCTAG
- a CDS encoding nuclear transport factor 2 family protein, protein MSQDNVRIVQAFYEEGARGDLPAMLAHLAPDFVAYESDALPFGGVYRGPEGFKQLLQRATGLFHLNIHVEEIVDAGDRVIALVRGQFVPQDGGAPIPVDVAECWTLRHHEIVELRPYYWNPKPLDQYVTKAGRDHYAALVTKYFEYAHGNRLEEVVAMFTADAFASFVVAPEPFHGKEAIRGFYAQLFRDFPHIEPELLSVIIDGDRAVTEQRMTIVKPDGTRVVMPFNTNHFHFEGDLIKTLRVMGSPA, encoded by the coding sequence ATGTCGCAGGACAACGTTCGAATCGTTCAGGCCTTCTACGAGGAGGGCGCGCGCGGCGATCTGCCCGCGATGCTCGCGCACCTGGCTCCCGACTTCGTCGCCTACGAGTCCGACGCGCTACCGTTCGGCGGCGTGTACCGCGGCCCCGAGGGCTTCAAGCAACTCCTGCAGCGGGCCACCGGCCTCTTCCATTTGAACATCCACGTCGAGGAGATCGTGGACGCGGGGGATCGCGTGATCGCGCTCGTCAGGGGCCAGTTCGTCCCCCAAGACGGCGGCGCGCCCATCCCCGTCGACGTCGCGGAATGCTGGACCCTGCGCCACCACGAGATTGTCGAGCTCCGGCCCTACTACTGGAATCCCAAGCCGCTCGACCAGTACGTCACGAAGGCCGGCCGGGACCACTACGCCGCACTCGTGACGAAGTACTTCGAGTACGCGCACGGCAACCGGCTGGAAGAAGTCGTCGCGATGTTCACCGCCGACGCCTTCGCCAGCTTCGTGGTCGCGCCGGAGCCCTTCCACGGCAAGGAGGCCATCCGCGGGTTCTACGCGCAGCTGTTCCGCGATTTCCCCCACATCGAGCCCGAGCTCCTCTCGGTCATCATCGACGGCGACCGCGCTGTCACCGAGCAACGGATGACGATCGTCAAGCCCGACGGTACCCGCGTCGTCATGCCATTCAACACCAACCACTTCCACTTCGAGGGCGACCTCATCAAGACCCTGCGCGTCATGGGCAGCCCGGCCTGA
- a CDS encoding SH3 domain-containing protein — translation MRTSPGRYALLVLVLSARALAASVSEFEEYDAHVQPDVLRVRASASADASILTRLPINHPVRVVGAPTAEGFVEVRVRNQEVITPSDQDEVKGFVRADMLGKRQTEKMLEDQLGSARSPQEQWMWLERLMALRGSEADKERMRTLAQESGNKEWLAHAKRLEEPPPTVMGVCFQGRVSILAQLVGNKLEPLVESHDNTTRDSPEVRASEARLRARALELTTLRFSLFRPGMLDTGYLVQPRVVTEVDVTETARTRIELGPCPQLRGEVSVFNAHVFVSAPLKREQDATFSGAELARYVARLPSPVHELRVFTPPGRFIELNISGGVYLFEKGKPEVWACGSDACMRRRLTSTQAPVWLQLTSGQQVRIGSQTEDVDNTGWGTPANSGLWVSPDFVIHVFDGNGGLVEGRVSLNQYGC, via the coding sequence ATGAGAACGTCTCCCGGCAGGTACGCACTGCTCGTCCTGGTCCTGAGCGCGCGGGCGCTGGCCGCCTCGGTCAGCGAGTTCGAGGAGTACGACGCCCATGTCCAGCCGGACGTGCTGCGGGTGCGGGCGTCGGCGTCAGCGGACGCGAGCATCCTCACCCGGCTTCCCATCAACCATCCCGTACGGGTCGTTGGCGCGCCCACGGCGGAGGGCTTCGTCGAAGTCCGGGTCAGGAACCAGGAGGTCATCACCCCCTCCGACCAGGATGAGGTGAAAGGCTTTGTCCGGGCCGACATGCTCGGCAAGCGTCAGACCGAGAAGATGCTGGAGGACCAGCTCGGCTCCGCGCGCTCCCCCCAGGAGCAGTGGATGTGGCTCGAGCGCCTCATGGCACTCCGGGGCTCGGAGGCCGACAAGGAGCGGATGCGCACGCTCGCACAGGAGTCGGGGAACAAGGAGTGGCTGGCGCACGCCAAGCGCCTGGAGGAGCCCCCGCCCACGGTGATGGGCGTCTGCTTCCAGGGCCGGGTGTCCATCCTCGCCCAGCTCGTGGGCAACAAGCTCGAGCCGCTCGTCGAGAGCCATGACAACACGACGCGGGACTCGCCCGAGGTGCGGGCCTCCGAGGCCCGGCTTCGTGCGCGGGCGCTGGAGCTCACCACGCTCCGCTTCTCCCTGTTCAGGCCCGGCATGCTCGACACCGGCTACCTCGTGCAGCCACGGGTGGTGACGGAGGTGGACGTTACCGAGACGGCGCGGACCCGCATCGAGCTCGGGCCCTGCCCACAGCTCCGGGGAGAGGTGTCGGTGTTCAATGCCCACGTCTTCGTCTCCGCGCCGCTCAAGAGGGAGCAGGACGCCACGTTCTCTGGCGCCGAGCTGGCCCGGTACGTCGCCCGCCTCCCCTCGCCGGTGCACGAGCTTCGGGTCTTCACCCCGCCGGGCCGCTTCATCGAGCTCAACATCTCGGGGGGGGTCTACCTCTTCGAGAAGGGAAAGCCGGAGGTCTGGGCCTGCGGCAGCGACGCCTGCATGCGACGGAGGCTCACGAGCACGCAGGCCCCGGTGTGGCTGCAGCTCACCTCCGGTCAGCAGGTGCGCATCGGCTCACAGACGGAAGACGTGGACAACACGGGCTGGGGCACTCCGGCCAACTCGGGCCTGTGGGTCAGCCCCGATTTCGTCATCCACGTCTTCGACGGCAACGGCGGCCTGGTGGAGGGCAGGGTCTCCCTCAACCAGTACGGCTGCTGA
- a CDS encoding ferritin-like domain-containing protein produces MAQEEDGMAAMDLNRMIERLNDLIALDHDAVGAYEAAINRIDVESLRMSLRAFQADHERHIQDLTRVVVSLGGTPRTKPDAMGVVLKGFTAVTSMRGNEAALQAMRGNELLTNRTYRMALEEEWSDETRAIIERNYSDEQRHLAFIEGALRNRIWEQTPVQP; encoded by the coding sequence GTGGCACAGGAGGAGGACGGCATGGCGGCGATGGATCTGAACAGGATGATCGAGCGGCTCAATGACCTGATCGCACTCGACCACGACGCGGTGGGGGCGTACGAGGCGGCGATCAACCGGATCGACGTGGAGTCGCTGCGCATGAGCCTGCGGGCGTTCCAGGCGGACCATGAGCGCCACATCCAGGACCTGACGCGGGTGGTGGTGAGCCTGGGCGGTACGCCGAGGACGAAGCCAGACGCGATGGGAGTCGTCCTCAAGGGCTTCACGGCGGTGACGTCGATGAGGGGCAACGAGGCCGCGCTCCAGGCGATGCGGGGCAACGAGCTGCTCACCAACCGCACCTACCGCATGGCGCTGGAAGAGGAGTGGAGCGACGAGACGCGCGCCATCATCGAGCGCAACTACTCGGACGAGCAGCGGCACCTGGCCTTCATCGAGGGCGCACTGCGCAACCGCATCTGGGAGCAGACGCCGGTGCAGCCGTAG
- the ligD gene encoding non-homologous end-joining DNA ligase: MSDASTHLEVAGRPVRISRPDKVFFSARGETKLDLIEYYLAVGEGMLRGVRERPCALKRYPDGAEGSFFFQKRVPAGAPEWLQTAEVTFPSGRSADELCPVDLAHVVWAVNLGCLDFNPHPVRRGDLSHPDELRIDLDPQPGVRFSSVREVALCVREVLEEHGLVGYPKTSGSRGMHVYVRIAPHWEFPQVRHAALALAREVERRMPRKATSAWWKKERGRRVFVDFNQNAKDRTIASVYSVRANPEARVSCPLRWDEVADVEPEELTLATVPRRYKKLGDVWGEMDARAFALDSLLELFERQKAAGLGEAPFPPHFEKQKDEPLRAPPREGALRAKPALAARAKRQPRGSKSR, from the coding sequence ATGTCCGACGCATCCACCCACCTGGAGGTCGCGGGTCGTCCCGTGCGCATCAGCCGGCCGGACAAGGTCTTCTTCTCCGCGCGCGGCGAGACGAAGCTCGACCTCATCGAATACTACCTGGCCGTCGGTGAAGGCATGCTTCGCGGCGTCCGCGAGCGCCCATGTGCCCTCAAGCGCTACCCGGACGGCGCCGAAGGCTCATTCTTCTTCCAGAAGCGGGTTCCGGCCGGTGCGCCCGAGTGGCTCCAGACCGCCGAGGTGACCTTCCCCAGCGGCCGGAGCGCGGACGAGCTCTGCCCGGTGGACCTGGCCCACGTCGTCTGGGCGGTGAACCTCGGCTGCCTGGACTTCAACCCGCATCCGGTCCGCCGCGGCGACCTCTCGCACCCGGACGAGCTCCGCATCGACCTCGACCCGCAGCCGGGCGTGCGCTTCTCCTCCGTGCGCGAGGTCGCCCTGTGCGTGCGCGAGGTGCTCGAGGAGCACGGGCTCGTGGGCTACCCGAAGACGTCCGGGTCCCGAGGCATGCACGTCTATGTCCGGATCGCCCCGCACTGGGAGTTCCCCCAGGTCCGCCACGCCGCGCTCGCGCTCGCGCGGGAGGTGGAGCGGCGCATGCCGCGCAAGGCCACGAGCGCCTGGTGGAAGAAGGAGCGCGGCCGGCGGGTGTTCGTGGACTTCAACCAGAATGCGAAGGACAGGACCATCGCGTCTGTCTATTCCGTGCGGGCCAACCCCGAAGCGCGCGTGTCCTGCCCGCTGCGCTGGGACGAGGTCGCGGACGTGGAGCCCGAGGAGCTCACGCTCGCCACGGTACCCCGGCGCTACAAGAAGCTCGGCGACGTCTGGGGAGAGATGGATGCGCGGGCCTTCGCGCTCGACAGCCTTCTCGAGCTCTTCGAGCGGCAGAAGGCCGCGGGGCTCGGTGAAGCCCCCTTCCCTCCTCACTTCGAGAAGCAGAAGGACGAGCCGCTCCGTGCGCCGCCCCGCGAGGGCGCTCTGCGCGCGAAACCGGCGCTCGCGGCCCGTGCGAAGCGGCAGCCGCGCGGGAGCAAGAGCCGTTGA
- a CDS encoding ATP-dependent DNA ligase yields MKLPVMPPVSPMLARLVRELPGEGEVLYEPKWDGFRAIVYRDGDEVILGSRNERPMTRYFPELVESIRTHLPRRCVVDGEIVIVGEDGGLDFDALLQRIHPAASRIRKLAVETPASFVAFDLLALDKRDLRPRPFHERRTLLQKALAGVRAPIHLTPATRSREVAEAWFSRFEGAGLDGVVVKPLGLPYLEGKREMYKVKHERTADCVVGGFRWHKDGQGIGSLVLGLYDEHGTLQHAGVATGFAAKQRVELAKKLEPYRKRAMETHPWREGAEVADDAVRMPGAQSRWSAQRDPSWEPVRPELVVEVAYDHLQGMRFRHATHFRRWRPDRTPRSCTYAQLERSVPAELADVFASESEGATAH; encoded by the coding sequence ATGAAACTGCCCGTCATGCCTCCGGTGTCGCCCATGCTCGCCAGGCTGGTGCGAGAGCTGCCGGGGGAAGGCGAGGTGCTCTACGAGCCGAAATGGGACGGCTTCCGCGCCATCGTCTATCGCGACGGGGACGAGGTCATCCTCGGCAGCCGCAACGAGCGGCCGATGACGCGCTACTTCCCCGAGCTCGTCGAGTCCATCCGCACGCATCTGCCGCGCCGCTGCGTCGTGGACGGTGAGATCGTCATCGTGGGCGAGGACGGCGGGCTGGATTTCGACGCGCTGTTGCAACGCATCCACCCGGCGGCTTCACGCATCCGGAAGCTCGCGGTGGAGACGCCCGCCTCGTTCGTGGCGTTCGACCTGCTCGCGCTCGACAAGCGGGACCTCCGGCCGCGGCCCTTCCACGAGCGCAGGACGTTGCTCCAGAAAGCGCTCGCGGGTGTCCGTGCGCCCATCCACCTCACGCCCGCCACGCGCAGCCGCGAGGTGGCCGAGGCCTGGTTCAGCCGCTTCGAGGGCGCCGGGCTCGATGGGGTCGTCGTCAAGCCGCTCGGCCTGCCGTACCTCGAAGGCAAGCGCGAGATGTACAAGGTGAAGCACGAGCGCACCGCGGACTGCGTCGTCGGGGGCTTTCGCTGGCACAAGGACGGCCAGGGCATCGGCTCCTTGGTGCTCGGCCTCTACGATGAGCACGGCACGCTGCAGCACGCGGGCGTCGCCACGGGGTTCGCCGCGAAGCAACGGGTGGAGCTCGCCAAGAAGCTCGAGCCGTACCGGAAGCGGGCGATGGAGACGCACCCCTGGCGGGAGGGGGCGGAGGTGGCGGACGACGCGGTCCGGATGCCGGGGGCCCAGAGCCGCTGGAGCGCGCAGCGCGACCCGAGTTGGGAGCCCGTGCGCCCGGAGCTCGTCGTCGAGGTGGCGTATGACCACCTGCAGGGCATGCGCTTCCGTCACGCCACGCACTTCCGGCGGTGGCGCCCGGACCGGACGCCGCGCTCGTGCACCTACGCGCAATTGGAGCGCTCGGTGCCGGCCGAGCTCGCCGATGTCTTCGCCTCCGAGTCCGAGGGCGCCACGGCCCACTGA